A section of the Streptomyces sp. SCL15-4 genome encodes:
- a CDS encoding L,D-transpeptidase, with translation MTTPDIAARRALGACAALMVGALTLTACGGDANAKSDGKGGSDSPKTSTAKIAISAKDGSTGASINATGVQVSDGKLTEVKMTVAGSGQAVPGAISADGHTWKPKQQLERGTKYEINATAKDTDGRTAAANSIFTTVTSSSSFIGTYTPDNGATVGVGMPVSFTFDKSITDKKAVQSHITVNTSSGQQVAGHWFGDRRLDFRPQEYWKAGSKVTMNIDLDGVQGARGVYGVQKKTVSFTVGRSQVSTVDVNTQTMTVVRDGQTVKSVPISAGSPQHTTYNGQMVISEKFEQTRMNGSTVGFGGEYDIPDVPHAMRLTSSGTFIHGNYWYNKGNPPFGREGTSHGCVGLADVQGAQGATSAKWFYDNSLIGDVVIVKNSPDTTVSPDNGLNGWNMSWSAWTAGSAA, from the coding sequence GTGACAACGCCGGACATTGCAGCGCGGCGCGCACTGGGGGCCTGTGCCGCCCTGATGGTCGGCGCCCTCACCCTGACCGCCTGCGGCGGCGACGCCAACGCCAAGAGCGACGGCAAGGGCGGCAGCGACTCGCCGAAGACGTCGACGGCGAAGATCGCGATATCCGCCAAGGACGGTTCGACCGGGGCGTCCATCAACGCCACCGGCGTGCAGGTCAGCGACGGCAAGCTGACCGAGGTGAAGATGACCGTGGCCGGCTCCGGGCAGGCCGTGCCCGGGGCGATATCGGCGGACGGCCACACCTGGAAGCCGAAGCAGCAGCTGGAGCGCGGGACGAAGTACGAGATCAACGCGACCGCGAAGGACACCGACGGCCGCACGGCGGCGGCGAACTCCATCTTCACCACCGTCACCTCGTCGAGCAGCTTCATCGGCACCTACACGCCGGACAACGGCGCGACGGTCGGTGTGGGCATGCCGGTGTCGTTCACCTTCGACAAGTCGATCACCGACAAGAAGGCCGTGCAGTCGCACATCACGGTCAACACCAGCAGCGGCCAGCAGGTGGCCGGCCACTGGTTCGGGGACCGGCGGCTGGACTTCCGGCCGCAGGAGTACTGGAAGGCCGGCTCCAAGGTCACGATGAACATCGATCTGGACGGCGTCCAGGGCGCGCGGGGCGTCTACGGCGTGCAGAAGAAGACCGTCTCCTTCACCGTCGGGCGGTCGCAGGTCTCCACGGTCGACGTCAACACGCAGACGATGACGGTCGTGCGGGACGGTCAGACCGTCAAGTCGGTGCCGATATCGGCGGGCAGCCCGCAGCACACCACGTACAACGGGCAGATGGTGATCTCGGAGAAGTTCGAGCAGACCCGCATGAACGGCTCGACGGTCGGCTTCGGCGGCGAGTACGACATACCGGACGTGCCGCACGCGATGCGGCTGACGTCGTCGGGCACGTTCATCCACGGCAACTACTGGTACAACAAGGGCAACCCGCCGTTCGGCCGGGAGGGCACCAGCCACGGCTGCGTCGGCCTCGCGGACGTCCAGGGGGCGCAGGGCGCCACGTCGGCCAAGTGGTTCTACGACAACTCGCTCATCGGGGACGTCGTGATCGTGAAGAACTCCCCCGACACCACGGTCTCCCCCGACAACGGCCTCAACGGCTGGAACATGTCGTGGAGCGCCTGGACCGCGGGAAGTGCCGCCTGA
- a CDS encoding DUF6227 family protein, with the protein MSVPYETAAYEPAESPESPEEHLARLLGRALNSFELPDEVLRRLDCALAHDSSLHSAYHSSGLRRETYRHTWLLADGSAVTLWELVHNSTPGGAPEHEVYPDEEELQTAAARLGLPPDTREAELPALMRLWAVPEPRHVFVADDSADHARRLLRRAENPDRPGPETAALLATATAHEITQAFGRPGRAGRTKLSYALYEHAFLLPDGTEISLWEVEHTATPDGRHMCEVYMSEEAAREAMERRAARRR; encoded by the coding sequence TTGAGCGTTCCGTACGAGACCGCAGCGTACGAACCAGCCGAGTCGCCCGAGTCTCCGGAGGAGCATCTCGCGCGACTCCTCGGCCGTGCCCTGAACTCCTTCGAGCTGCCGGACGAGGTGCTGCGACGCCTGGACTGCGCGCTGGCGCACGACAGTTCGCTGCACTCCGCCTACCACAGCTCGGGGCTGCGCCGGGAGACGTACCGGCACACCTGGCTGCTCGCGGACGGCTCGGCGGTCACGCTGTGGGAGCTGGTGCACAACTCCACGCCGGGCGGCGCGCCGGAGCACGAGGTGTATCCGGACGAGGAGGAACTGCAGACCGCGGCGGCCCGGCTCGGGCTGCCGCCGGACACGCGGGAGGCGGAACTGCCCGCGCTGATGCGCCTGTGGGCGGTGCCCGAGCCCCGGCACGTGTTCGTCGCGGACGACTCGGCGGACCACGCGCGCCGGCTGCTGCGCCGCGCCGAGAACCCCGACCGTCCCGGCCCCGAAACGGCGGCGCTGCTGGCGACGGCGACCGCGCACGAGATCACCCAGGCGTTCGGCCGGCCGGGCCGGGCCGGACGGACGAAACTGAGCTACGCGTTGTACGAACACGCCTTCCTGCTGCCGGACGGCACCGAGATCTCCCTCTGGGAGGTCGAGCACACGGCGACGCCCGACGGACGGCACATGTGCGAGGTGTACATGTCGGAGGAGGCGGCCCGGGAGGCGATGGAGCGGCGCGCGGCACGCCGGAGATGA